A stretch of the Argentina anserina chromosome 6, drPotAnse1.1, whole genome shotgun sequence genome encodes the following:
- the LOC126799387 gene encoding transcription initiation factor IIB: protein MSDAYCSDCKRQTEVVFDHSAGDTVCSECGLVLESHSIDETSEWRTFANESGDNDPVRVGGPTNPLLADGGLSTVIAKPNGASGEFLSSSLGRWQNRGNNPDRGLILAFKTIATMSDRLGLVATIKDRANEIYKRVEDQKSSRGRNQDALLAACLYIACRQEDKPRTVKEICSVANGATKKEIGRAKEYIVKQLGLEKGQSVEMGTIHAGDFMRRFCSNLGMNNQAVKAAQEAVQKSEEFDIRRSPISIAAAVIYIITQLSDDKKPLKDISLATGVAEGTIRNSYKDLYPHVSKIIPNWYAKEEDLKNLCSP from the exons ATGTCCGATGCGTATTGCTCCGACTGCAAGCGCCAGACGGAGGTCGTGTTCGATCACTCCGCCGGCGACACCGTCTGCTCCGAGTGCGGCCTAGTCCTCGAGTCCCATTCCATCGACGAGACCTCCGAGTGGCGGACCTTCGCCAACGAGTCCGGCGATAACGACCCCGTCCGTGTCGGTGGCCCCACCAACCCGCTCCTGGCCGACGGCGGATTGTCCACCGTCATCGCCAAGCCCAATGGAGCTTCCGGCGAGTTTCTGTCGTCGTCTTTGGGTAGGTGGCAGAACCGCGGCAACAATCCCGATCGGGGCTTGATACTCGCCTTCAAAACAATCGCTACCATGTCCGATAG GTTGGGCCTTGTTGCAACCATCAAG GATCGAGCTAATGAGATATATAAGAGGGTAGAAGATCAGAAGTCTAGTAGAGGAAGAAATCAGGATGCATTATTGGCTGCTTGCCTATACATTGCTTGTCGACAAGAAGACAAGCCCCGCACCGTAAAGG AAATTTGCTCTGTCGCCAATGGAGCcacaaagaaagaaattggCCGAGCAAAAGAGTACATAGTCAAACAGCTGGGATTGGAAAAGGGTCAGTCAGTGGAGATGGGAACAATACATGCTGGGGACTTTATG AGGCGTTTCTGTTCCAACCTTGGTATGAATAATCAAGCGGTGAAAGCTGCTCAAGAAGCTGTGCAGAAGTCTGAAGAATTTGATATAAG GAGGAGCCCTATATCAATAGCAGCAGcagttatatatattataactcAACTTTCAGATGATAAAAAGCCTCTGAAAG ATATCTCACTCGCTACTGGAGTTGCCGAAGGAACTATCAGAAACTCATACAAAGACCTTTATCCTCATGTATCTAAGATAATACCCAACTGGTATGCCAAAGAAGAGGATCTGAAGAACCTCTGCAGCCCTTGA